The following coding sequences are from one Bacteroidales bacterium window:
- a CDS encoding C1 family peptidase: MYYLCLFLLFTQQLWAQKKVDTLAMVKHTPIRDQQMSGTCWSFATTSFLESEILRINPQIKNIDLSEMFFVYHNYTNKLQRFYLKHGYMFWTMGGQPHDVLKIVFEKGFVPEYAYHGYTTSDKGHHHARLDTALKNIALKIDYTIPMSVYMKKFADTLNCFLGKVPEKFIYEKRQITPKEYSALLGIDAQKYVNLTSYLHHPYYEWFVLESRFNWADVLFFNIPWNQFESICDSALIKGYSFVWNGDVSEQTFDYMSGFAVWNDKILNIDTERLDHFFIHKTQVEHVMHVIGLLKIDGKKYYLVKNSWGKIGNFKGYILMSEDYFRLKTVSITVSSDILPEDFVRKMIKKQFFPFAY; the protein is encoded by the coding sequence ATGTATTACTTATGTTTGTTTTTACTTTTTACCCAACAACTTTGGGCACAGAAGAAGGTAGATACTCTGGCTATGGTCAAGCATACACCGATCCGAGATCAGCAGATGAGTGGGACATGTTGGTCTTTTGCTACAACTTCTTTCCTTGAAAGTGAAATACTACGGATCAATCCACAGATAAAGAATATTGATTTGAGTGAAATGTTTTTTGTCTATCATAATTATACGAATAAACTGCAACGTTTCTACTTAAAGCATGGTTATATGTTCTGGACCATGGGAGGTCAGCCTCATGATGTTTTGAAAATAGTTTTTGAAAAAGGGTTTGTACCTGAATATGCCTATCATGGTTATACGACTTCCGACAAAGGACATCATCATGCTCGATTGGATACGGCTTTAAAAAATATTGCACTAAAAATTGACTACACCATTCCTATGTCTGTTTACATGAAAAAATTTGCTGATACTCTCAATTGCTTTTTAGGAAAGGTTCCTGAAAAGTTCATCTATGAGAAAAGACAAATAACTCCGAAAGAATATTCTGCATTGTTAGGAATAGACGCCCAAAAATATGTCAATTTGACTTCCTATCTTCATCATCCTTATTATGAATGGTTTGTTCTTGAAAGCCGGTTTAACTGGGCAGATGTGCTTTTTTTCAATATTCCATGGAATCAATTTGAATCAATTTGCGACAGTGCTCTTATAAAAGGATATAGTTTCGTTTGGAATGGTGATGTTAGCGAGCAAACTTTTGATTATATGTCTGGTTTTGCGGTGTGGAACGATAAAATTTTGAACATTGATACTGAACGACTCGATCACTTTTTCATCCACAAAACTCAAGTGGAACATGTGATGCACGTAATTGGATTGTTGAAAATAGATGGTAAAAAATATTACCTAGTAAAAAATTCTTGGGGAAAGATAGGAAATTTCAAGGGTTACATTCTTATGTCGGAAGATTATTTTCGATTAAAAACAGTTAGCATAACAGTTTCTTCAGACATTTTACCTGAAGATTTTGTGAGAAAGATGATCAAAAAGCAATTTTTTCCTTTTGCCTATTAG
- a CDS encoding TonB-dependent receptor has protein sequence MKKFYIIIFFLWYGFQNAQVPLQTLRGYVLDETTREPLIGAVVLLQNQDSTRGTVTDEQGNFRFDQIAVGRYHLKVSYLGYETKELRNIEVSSARQTVVEIVLSQNSILLKGVTIRTAKDEQTYLSVRSFHVEQTERYAGSLGDVARMAGNFAGVSVHNDTRNDIIIRGNSPVGLIWRLDGIEIRNPNHFAALGTTGGPVGMLNNNTLSNSAFYSGAFPARFGNGLSGVFDLKMRKGNDQKTELMGQVGFNGFELGAEGPIPLLKRSSYLINARYSTLAVMHKLGFGTGTGSAVPFYEDLTYKIFLPVGEKSGISLIGLYGDSHIDMQPDTVGSGYMLTNQRTAFQSALYVSAIQYHTLLFKQTFAQLGISHQSFFDKTILDDLDSTQNLKPFYRSRNNGMKYSLQMSFKTRFAGSVQLEYGVAAHRNTFSIVDSVFLQTQQLFKKIHNADISFYSGAAFMQIIAQLTSKLTLEPGAFMFYQNLNNETSFEPRLRLQYKLTPLHDLYLGYGLHTQMLPPQIYFVLSSDSGLTNYHTTNTNLKLTRAHHLVLGYSYLLKENLNLTVEAYYQWLYRIPVSHKIPQFSFTNIGEFFSIPAVDSLVSKGNGRNMGIELTIERSLCKGFYVLGTVSLFDSKSTGYDGKWRNTAFNNRFIFNLLGGYEWRIKEKNFLTVDVKATYAGGKPYLPIDLAESINEGSVMYDFDRAYEDRFPDYFRLDIRVGFKRNGRHTTQQWAIDLQNITNHRAIIGQTFDAKSNAIQNVYQFAFYPMMLYRIYL, from the coding sequence ATGAAAAAATTTTACATTATTATTTTTTTCTTATGGTATGGTTTTCAAAATGCTCAGGTTCCCTTACAAACACTGAGGGGTTATGTACTGGATGAGACTACACGTGAACCACTTATCGGAGCTGTGGTGCTTTTACAAAATCAAGATTCGACTCGGGGAACAGTAACGGATGAACAAGGTAATTTTCGATTCGATCAAATTGCAGTTGGCAGATATCACCTGAAAGTATCATATCTAGGTTATGAAACAAAAGAGTTACGAAACATTGAAGTAAGTTCTGCTAGGCAAACTGTTGTAGAAATTGTTCTAAGCCAAAATAGCATTCTTTTAAAAGGAGTAACCATACGTACTGCAAAGGATGAACAAACTTATCTTTCAGTGCGTTCTTTTCATGTTGAGCAGACCGAACGTTATGCTGGAAGTTTAGGAGATGTAGCTCGGATGGCAGGGAATTTTGCTGGTGTTTCTGTTCACAATGATACGCGGAACGATATCATTATTCGAGGAAATTCACCTGTTGGGCTTATTTGGAGATTGGATGGAATTGAGATTCGTAATCCAAACCATTTTGCAGCACTTGGAACCACAGGGGGACCTGTAGGCATGCTCAACAACAATACTTTGTCCAATTCAGCTTTTTATTCAGGTGCTTTTCCAGCTCGTTTCGGAAATGGGCTCTCTGGAGTTTTCGATCTAAAGATGCGCAAAGGCAATGATCAGAAAACAGAGCTTATGGGGCAAGTAGGGTTTAATGGTTTTGAACTTGGAGCTGAAGGCCCCATACCTTTGCTTAAGCGTTCTTCCTATCTTATCAATGCTCGTTATTCTACTCTTGCAGTTATGCATAAATTGGGTTTTGGAACTGGTACTGGTTCGGCTGTTCCCTTTTATGAGGATCTTACCTATAAAATTTTTCTGCCTGTTGGGGAAAAAAGCGGTATTTCATTGATTGGCCTCTATGGAGATAGCCACATCGATATGCAACCTGATACTGTTGGTAGTGGTTATATGCTAACAAATCAGCGAACAGCTTTTCAATCGGCTTTGTACGTAAGTGCTATTCAGTATCATACCCTCTTATTCAAACAAACTTTTGCACAGCTCGGTATTTCTCATCAAAGTTTTTTCGATAAAACTATTTTAGATGACTTAGATAGTACTCAGAACTTGAAACCATTTTATAGATCTCGCAATAATGGAATGAAGTATTCCTTACAAATGTCCTTTAAAACCCGATTTGCTGGTTCAGTTCAGCTTGAATATGGAGTGGCAGCTCATCGAAATACCTTTAGCATCGTAGATAGCGTATTTCTTCAAACTCAACAGTTGTTTAAAAAAATTCACAATGCAGATATCTCGTTTTATAGTGGTGCTGCTTTTATGCAAATCATAGCTCAGTTAACTTCTAAACTTACCCTAGAACCAGGTGCTTTTATGTTTTACCAAAACCTAAACAACGAAACTAGTTTTGAACCTAGGCTAAGATTACAATACAAGTTAACCCCCTTGCATGATCTTTATCTGGGATATGGTTTACATACTCAGATGCTTCCTCCACAAATATATTTTGTTCTTTCGTCAGATTCTGGATTAACCAACTACCATACTACCAATACTAACCTCAAACTGACACGAGCCCATCATTTAGTCTTAGGATATAGCTACTTACTCAAAGAAAATCTTAATTTGACTGTTGAAGCATATTATCAGTGGTTGTATCGTATTCCTGTTTCTCACAAAATACCCCAATTTAGTTTTACTAACATTGGTGAGTTTTTTTCTATTCCTGCCGTGGATAGTTTAGTAAGTAAAGGAAATGGGCGAAATATGGGAATTGAACTAACTATTGAACGTTCTTTGTGTAAAGGTTTTTATGTATTAGGAACAGTATCTTTGTTTGATTCTAAGAGTACAGGTTATGATGGGAAATGGCGTAACACTGCATTCAATAATCGTTTTATTTTCAATTTGCTTGGAGGGTACGAATGGCGCATAAAAGAAAAAAATTTTTTGACAGTTGACGTAAAAGCAACCTATGCAGGTGGAAAACCTTATCTGCCGATTGATTTGGCAGAAAGCATCAACGAAGGTTCGGTAATGTATGATTTCGATCGGGCTTACGAGGATCGTTTTCCTGACTATTTTCGCCTCGATATACGTGTAGGATTTAAACGAAATGGACGTCATACCACACAGCAATGGGCAATCGATTTACAAAATATTACTAATCATCGGGCTATTATTGGTCAGACATTTGATGCCAAAAGCAATGCCATTCAGAATGTTTACCAATTCGCTTTTTATCCCATGATGTTGTATAGGATATACTTATAA
- a CDS encoding succinate dehydrogenase/fumarate reductase iron-sulfur subunit, protein MRFTLKIWRQEGPDKRGKFVTYQLDNVSPDASFLEMLDILNQKLIKDSIGKENIPYEQTPIAFDHDCREGICGMCGLYINGRPHGPDDRVTTCQLHMRKFKDGDLIVVEPFRAKAFPIIRDLMVDRSVLDKIIQAGGYISVNTGSAPEANTIPVPKHMAEKAMDAAQCIGCGACVAACPNASAMLFVGAKVAHLAYLPQGQVEAMIRVQKMVEAMDECGFGNCSNTYACEYECPKGISVVHIAKMNRDYLKAKIIEEKHL, encoded by the coding sequence ATGCGATTCACATTGAAGATATGGAGACAAGAAGGACCTGATAAGAGGGGTAAGTTCGTAACATATCAGTTAGATAACGTTTCGCCAGATGCTTCTTTTTTAGAAATGCTTGATATTCTGAATCAAAAACTCATTAAAGACTCGATTGGAAAGGAAAATATTCCCTATGAACAAACTCCTATTGCTTTTGATCACGATTGTCGAGAGGGTATATGTGGAATGTGTGGTTTATACATCAACGGGCGCCCGCATGGACCTGACGATCGCGTTACTACATGTCAACTCCACATGCGAAAATTCAAAGACGGTGACCTTATTGTCGTAGAGCCATTTAGGGCGAAAGCATTTCCTATCATTCGCGATTTAATGGTGGATAGGAGTGTTCTCGATAAAATCATTCAAGCAGGTGGTTATATATCTGTCAACACTGGGAGTGCCCCTGAAGCAAACACTATCCCTGTGCCCAAGCATATGGCTGAGAAAGCTATGGATGCAGCTCAATGTATAGGTTGTGGTGCTTGTGTTGCTGCATGTCCTAATGCTTCAGCTATGCTTTTTGTAGGTGCCAAGGTTGCTCATCTAGCTTATTTACCGCAAGGACAAGTGGAAGCCATGATTAGAGTTCAGAAAATGGTAGAAGCCATGGATGAATGTGGTTTCGGCAATTGTTCAAATACCTATGCATGTGAATATGAATGTCCTAAAGGTATATCTGTTGTACATATTGCCAAAATGAATCGCGATTACCTGAAAGCAAAAATTATTGAAGAAAAGCATTTATAG
- a CDS encoding tail fiber domain-containing protein — MRTRTLNSIAFTGYTETDPNAWRLIGNSSTNPSINFIGTTDNVDFVIRTNNIERARVSNVGNVGIGTSSPSQKLTVNGNIGLNAGVNSFIGTLSNTDLLFYTNNGEKMRLTKSGDLYVGSKNDTMRYLFDWMFPQPPGNFSSRVHIKKDYGVAGSNPTIYCPLTITSIDTSNYTPPPIPAHFGTYIEAINKRGSNSVSGETYGIIATAQADTLSKFYRLTGGIFHSYSKSNALTNQSTMTAIAGRINYQGKGFVEKAYGINLLGQNRSSGTLKNYCGFYSMVDNISTGKYDTIVMYYSQVLGRCKASVLYGQQIFLDSQYIKPQKIYGLYILNKSQTVNPNDNWGIALYGFNKNYISGNLDVGGTLTATACICPSDLNLKSHIYPIPYGLKDVLMLKPVAFEWKDNHQHDIGLIAQDVMGVIPEVVRTFSKNSSDSSYYALDYAKLTSVIIKAMQEQQAMIEQQQKISEEQRTIINQQQKEIDLLKKQIQVLSEEIKKLQTTIIANGSASK, encoded by the coding sequence GTGAGAACGCGGACTCTTAATTCCATTGCTTTTACTGGTTATACCGAAACAGATCCCAATGCATGGCGTTTAATCGGAAATTCATCCACCAATCCATCAATAAATTTTATTGGAACAACCGATAACGTAGATTTTGTCATTAGAACAAACAATATAGAACGAGCTCGTGTAAGCAACGTTGGTAATGTTGGTATTGGGACATCATCTCCAAGTCAGAAGCTTACCGTTAACGGTAACATTGGATTAAATGCTGGGGTAAATTCTTTCATAGGTACGCTCTCAAACACCGACTTGTTATTTTACACTAATAATGGAGAAAAAATGCGACTTACTAAAAGTGGCGACCTTTATGTAGGAAGTAAAAATGATACGATGAGATATCTATTTGATTGGATGTTTCCTCAACCACCAGGGAATTTTTCGTCGAGAGTTCACATCAAAAAGGATTATGGAGTCGCTGGTAGTAATCCTACCATTTATTGTCCGTTAACCATTACTTCTATTGATACGTCAAATTATACTCCTCCTCCAATACCAGCTCACTTTGGTACTTACATTGAGGCCATTAACAAGCGAGGATCAAATAGTGTTTCTGGCGAAACTTATGGAATTATAGCTACAGCACAAGCTGATACATTGTCAAAATTTTATAGATTAACAGGGGGAATTTTTCATTCATACTCCAAAAGCAATGCACTTACCAATCAATCCACTATGACAGCTATAGCTGGTAGGATAAATTATCAAGGAAAAGGTTTTGTGGAAAAAGCATACGGGATAAATTTATTAGGGCAAAATCGTTCTTCAGGTACCCTTAAAAATTATTGTGGTTTTTACTCAATGGTGGATAATATATCTACTGGTAAATATGACACCATCGTTATGTATTATTCTCAGGTTCTGGGAAGATGTAAAGCATCTGTTCTTTATGGTCAGCAAATATTTCTTGACTCTCAATACATAAAACCTCAAAAAATATATGGTCTTTATATTTTAAATAAATCTCAAACAGTTAATCCAAATGATAATTGGGGAATTGCATTGTATGGTTTTAATAAAAATTACATAAGCGGAAATCTTGATGTGGGGGGTACACTTACTGCAACTGCTTGTATTTGCCCCTCTGATTTAAATCTTAAGTCCCATATTTATCCCATACCATACGGTCTTAAAGATGTTTTGATGCTTAAGCCTGTAGCATTTGAGTGGAAGGATAATCACCAACACGATATTGGGTTGATTGCTCAGGATGTCATGGGTGTGATACCTGAAGTTGTTCGAACTTTTTCGAAAAATTCTTCCGATTCTTCTTATTATGCTTTAGATTATGCTAAATTAACTTCAGTTATAATAAAAGCAATGCAGGAACAGCAAGCCATGATTGAACAACAACAAAAGATTTCTGAAGAACAACGAACTATCATCAACCAGCAACAAAAAGAGATCGATTTGCTTAAAAAACAAATTCAAGTATTGTCTGAAGAAATAAAAAAACTACAAACGACAATAATAGCTAATGGATCTGCTAGTAAATGA
- a CDS encoding T9SS type A sorting domain-containing protein: MKKILLFHAMWYALFAFAQTYQIGHRQVTYTDPSRNGRSIQTEIYYPANTAGDNVPVASGQFPLLIFGHGFLMSWDSYKNLWDSLVPIGYIMAFPRTEGGISPNHQQFGLDLRFLNEKIKSEGNNPSSFLYGRVASTSAIMGHSMGGGCTFIAGQNYTNVTTIVNFAAAETSNPSSIDIAPDVTVPVLMLCGEKDGVTPPSQHQIPMYNACGSDCKFLVTIMGGGHCYFANYNFNCSFGESTTSPQPTISREEQQKRVMYILKPYLNYMLKNNQSQRTIFFSRLQNTTYYNYTFQCDTTTPTASNHYEETTFIDVYPNPTQNLCTIILNENVDDAIYSIKNIQGNQIQHGRLTSNQVDFSHLEQGFYILDIITPRKTYQVRVIKQ; this comes from the coding sequence ATGAAAAAAATTCTTTTATTTCATGCGATGTGGTATGCATTATTTGCTTTTGCCCAGACCTATCAGATAGGTCATCGTCAGGTTACATACACCGACCCATCACGTAATGGCCGAAGCATTCAAACTGAAATCTATTATCCTGCTAACACAGCTGGCGATAATGTTCCAGTTGCTTCCGGACAATTTCCTTTACTCATCTTTGGTCACGGTTTCTTGATGTCATGGGATAGTTATAAAAATCTTTGGGACAGCCTAGTTCCAATAGGCTACATCATGGCTTTTCCTCGCACAGAAGGCGGTATCTCACCTAATCATCAGCAATTTGGCCTTGATCTTCGTTTCCTTAATGAAAAAATCAAAAGCGAAGGAAATAATCCTTCTTCATTCCTTTATGGACGCGTAGCTAGTACAAGTGCTATCATGGGTCATTCCATGGGGGGTGGATGTACTTTCATAGCAGGACAGAATTATACCAACGTTACAACCATTGTTAATTTTGCAGCAGCAGAAACTAGTAACCCATCAAGTATCGACATAGCTCCCGACGTCACTGTACCGGTTTTAATGTTATGCGGTGAAAAAGATGGTGTTACTCCTCCTTCTCAGCACCAAATTCCCATGTACAACGCCTGTGGAAGTGATTGTAAATTTTTAGTTACTATCATGGGTGGTGGTCATTGCTATTTTGCCAACTACAACTTCAACTGCAGTTTTGGTGAATCAACTACCAGTCCCCAACCCACCATCTCTCGTGAAGAGCAACAAAAACGTGTGATGTATATACTTAAACCATATCTGAACTACATGCTTAAAAATAATCAGAGCCAACGCACCATTTTCTTCTCTAGATTGCAAAATACTACTTATTACAACTATACTTTTCAATGCGATACTACCACTCCAACTGCATCCAACCACTATGAAGAAACAACATTTATTGATGTTTATCCAAATCCTACCCAAAACCTCTGCACTATCATTCTTAACGAAAATGTTGATGATGCAATTTATTCTATAAAAAATATTCAAGGCAATCAAATACAACATGGGAGATTAACAAGTAACCAAGTAGATTTTTCTCATCTAGAGCAAGGTTTCTATATTCTTGATATCATTACCCCTAGAAAAACATATCAAGTAAGAGTCATTAAACAATAA
- a CDS encoding AAA family ATPase, producing the protein MNDDIILHEPFQLVYHIVQFTDLHVFLTGSAGTGKTYFLQQLSQHLYKRFVILAPTGVAAIQAGGQTIHSFFKLPHGLLLLPDDVQNSPLEEIAFPRWKIELIQQLDTIIIDEVSMLRADVLDAIDYLLKKIRRNQTPYGGVQMIFIGDLFQLPPVVSEQEKNGFYHFYNSPYFFTSRSFSQIQYTTIELETIHRQTDPDFINILENIRVGKITQDDLQKINSRIDPYFDWFFNKDYLVLTTHNKTVEEINQTRLSQLKGKGYHFEALIEGDFPEKYYPTDYNLTLKEGARIMFLKNDLSPHKKYYNGKIGTVKSISDNVLFIETDDEEQPIELERHTWQNIQYKLDLDKMEIQQEVLGSFTQFPIKLAWAMTIHKSQGLTFSKVYLDLQRVFTYGQVYVGLSRCTSLDGLLLRTSIHPGIIRADQQIIEFYHQLHQHTIKPEELPRYQLLYWLKLMRNFLDIDPIHNNIQNFISLEDLHPIDPMLKFWFQYINTTLYPRCQINEFLITHPTKVDTLLNGEKFIHLASEKFPFLIQYTAEVYFLLSSFRGIYSTYFKEAHQFRNLFDKTVDEVINKILLLEQLNKSPHLKSQLLKLLKRNSPSTHILLENKPVLDFDNKKYVHLRWWRNYHLAEMIIHPLLFVSDETLSQLSRLNNFEPEKISNILDNFQYNYWKKELYLIINKFS; encoded by the coding sequence CACTGGTGTTGCAGCTATACAGGCAGGGGGCCAAACCATACATTCTTTCTTTAAGTTACCTCATGGTCTTCTACTACTTCCCGATGATGTGCAAAACTCGCCACTTGAAGAAATCGCTTTTCCTCGTTGGAAAATTGAACTCATCCAACAACTTGACACCATCATCATTGATGAAGTGAGCATGCTTCGAGCCGATGTTCTTGATGCAATTGATTACCTTCTTAAGAAAATCCGCCGCAATCAAACTCCTTATGGTGGTGTCCAAATGATTTTTATTGGTGATCTTTTTCAGCTCCCTCCAGTTGTAAGCGAACAAGAAAAAAATGGTTTTTATCACTTCTATAATTCTCCATATTTTTTCACCAGTCGATCCTTTAGTCAAATTCAATACACAACCATAGAACTCGAGACAATACATAGGCAAACCGATCCCGATTTCATAAATATTTTGGAAAACATTAGAGTGGGCAAAATCACTCAAGATGATCTACAAAAGATAAACTCAAGAATTGACCCCTATTTTGATTGGTTCTTTAATAAAGATTATCTCGTACTCACTACTCATAACAAAACAGTTGAGGAAATCAATCAAACTAGACTTAGCCAACTTAAAGGGAAAGGATATCATTTTGAAGCTCTTATTGAAGGTGACTTTCCCGAAAAATACTATCCAACAGACTATAATCTAACTCTTAAAGAAGGTGCTCGGATCATGTTTCTTAAGAATGATTTATCTCCACATAAAAAATATTATAACGGCAAAATAGGCACCGTCAAAAGCATTTCAGATAATGTACTATTTATTGAAACAGATGATGAAGAACAACCTATAGAACTTGAACGTCATACATGGCAAAATATTCAGTACAAGTTAGATCTAGACAAAATGGAAATTCAGCAAGAAGTGTTAGGATCTTTTACGCAATTCCCAATAAAACTTGCGTGGGCTATGACCATACATAAAAGCCAAGGTCTTACCTTCTCTAAAGTCTACTTAGATCTTCAACGTGTGTTCACATACGGACAAGTTTATGTTGGATTAAGCCGATGTACTTCTCTGGATGGACTTCTACTTCGAACCTCAATACATCCAGGAATCATTCGAGCTGATCAACAAATTATCGAGTTTTATCATCAATTACATCAACATACGATCAAACCTGAGGAACTACCTCGATATCAACTCCTTTACTGGCTAAAGCTCATGCGTAACTTTTTAGACATCGATCCTATCCATAATAACATTCAGAATTTCATATCCCTAGAAGACCTCCATCCTATAGATCCAATGTTAAAATTTTGGTTTCAATATATAAACACAACATTATATCCTCGTTGTCAAATAAATGAATTCTTAATAACTCATCCTACGAAAGTAGATACACTCCTAAATGGTGAAAAATTCATTCATCTCGCATCGGAAAAATTCCCCTTTCTTATTCAATATACTGCTGAGGTGTATTTTTTACTCAGTAGCTTTAGAGGCATATATTCTACGTACTTCAAAGAAGCACATCAATTCCGCAACCTTTTCGATAAAACTGTAGATGAGGTTATTAATAAAATTCTTCTTTTAGAACAACTCAACAAATCCCCTCATCTTAAATCACAACTACTTAAACTTCTTAAAAGAAACTCACCATCGACTCATATACTTCTTGAAAACAAACCTGTACTTGACTTTGATAATAAAAAATATGTACACTTACGATGGTGGCGCAATTATCATCTTGCAGAAATGATTATTCATCCTCTTTTGTTCGTTTCAGATGAGACATTGTCTCAACTCTCTAGACTTAATAACTTTGAACCAGAAAAAATTTCAAACATCCTAGATAACTTCCAATATAACTATTGGAAAAAAGAACTCTATCTCATAATAAACAAGTTCTCTTAG
- a CDS encoding PH domain-containing protein — protein MKALNHFLEPGEEIIAYLRSGGFKNWIFGLTSKHNVILAKRALFFKPKGYEFKVPFKEIKYFDYVYRPFTIEFQFKKGSDKYTLNCAETVIKYDKIIDFLNFQHVEAYPSYMNGEKLQMVIPIKGKKGRQTLKITNESFCFTELTKMGDENEITCVERFRFDELKYFDILGPWGPNALYSLYIATPQKDDKYKTTNNALPTIFISFQPALDIDKFFVQEEVFYDIDRSNVETATKVFYDPMYKFLRYIHEKFTQSKPSYLEADEVVMLDLESRKEFSIGVTEPSTFIRLTNKRVLELNFDKNQNKFLPINSWVYDNFERVEITKIHKDGRLENIKIEFLFKDGAKKIFYNDSENLVNICSNMIVSKIKNQEKQ, from the coding sequence ATGAAAGCATTAAATCATTTTTTAGAACCAGGAGAGGAAATCATTGCTTATCTTCGGAGTGGTGGTTTTAAAAACTGGATTTTTGGGCTAACAAGCAAACACAATGTAATTCTTGCTAAAAGAGCTCTTTTCTTTAAACCGAAAGGATATGAATTTAAAGTGCCGTTTAAGGAAATTAAGTATTTCGATTATGTTTATCGTCCATTTACTATTGAGTTTCAATTTAAAAAAGGAAGCGATAAATATACATTAAATTGTGCTGAAACGGTTATTAAATATGATAAAATTATAGATTTCTTAAATTTTCAACATGTTGAAGCATATCCTTCATACATGAATGGTGAAAAACTTCAAATGGTGATACCTATCAAAGGTAAAAAGGGTCGTCAGACTTTGAAAATTACCAATGAGAGTTTTTGCTTTACTGAACTTACAAAAATGGGTGATGAAAATGAAATAACATGTGTAGAAAGATTTCGTTTTGATGAATTAAAATATTTTGATATTTTGGGACCTTGGGGTCCAAATGCCCTTTATTCTTTGTATATAGCTACACCTCAAAAAGATGATAAATATAAAACTACAAATAATGCTTTGCCAACAATATTTATTTCCTTTCAACCTGCACTTGATATTGACAAATTTTTTGTACAGGAAGAAGTTTTTTACGATATTGATAGAAGCAATGTGGAAACAGCCACGAAAGTTTTTTATGATCCCATGTACAAGTTCCTTCGTTATATTCATGAAAAATTTACTCAGTCCAAACCTTCCTATTTGGAAGCAGATGAGGTCGTTATGTTGGATTTAGAATCAAGAAAAGAATTCTCGATAGGTGTGACTGAACCATCTACTTTTATACGCCTTACCAATAAACGCGTATTAGAATTGAATTTTGATAAAAATCAGAATAAATTTCTTCCGATAAATTCTTGGGTTTATGATAATTTTGAACGAGTTGAGATAACAAAAATTCATAAGGACGGAAGGCTTGAAAATATTAAAATAGAATTCCTTTTTAAAGATGGAGCTAAAAAAATATTTTATAATGATAGTGAAAATCTTGTAAATATTTGCTCTAACATGATTGTCAGCAAAATCAAAAATCAAGAAAAACAATAA